The region AGACTGTGGGTATCAAAAGATATATGTGATGTGTTGAAGAAACACAAGGTAATATTATAACAAATGTACATACTCAATTGGCTTCAGATGAATCTGATAGTTTCATATGACTTCATATAATATGAAACCATATAAAGTGAAATTATAGTAGTTTCAACTTCTTTTTCTTAATAATATATGCTCATAAGTTGAAATTATGTGTTGATGAAGTAGAAGGTTATAGTCTCCCTCTTTTTCTATCTTTTAGAATTATTTATACAAGTACGGTGATGAACATTTCTTATTGATATATGTATTAGGGAACAGAAGCAATTGAAGGTATCATGCTTCACAATCTTGATTACAAGAATCCATTCAAGGAAGTGTCCTTTTCTATGGAAACATTTAGGAGAATGGGTAAATTAAGATTTCTTTTCTTGAAAAACATTAATCTCACTGGAAAATTTGAACAGACTCTGGAAGATTTGAGGTGGTTTTGTTGGGCTCGGTGTCCTTTAAAGTGTCTACCTTACGATTTTTGCCCTCAAAAACTTGTTATGCTTGAGTTTCCCAAAAGCAAATTGAGGACACTGTGGAAGGTAAATATAGTAGTTACTCTGAGTATGTTTCCTACATAtatgaaaaattaaaataaatttatggcATATTATGTTTTTTCTAATTGCACTCATTGTTACAGGTTTCACCTGTTCTCGAGTACCTAAAGACTCTAAACATGCCCTTTTCTGAAGATTTAACTAAAACTCCAGACTTCAGTAAATTATTGTGTCTTGAAACTTTAAATTTTAGTGGTTGTAAGAGTTTAGAGAAGGTCCACATATCAATTGGAAGTTTAGAAAGGCTTGTTATCTTAGATCTGGATAATTGCGTGAAGCTAAGAAGTCTTCCGGACACCAGTTGCAACTTGAGAGCATTGAAAATTCTCCGTATTGATAATTGTGAAGGTCTGGAAGCATTGCCAGAAAAATTGGGGAACATGGAATCCCTAATAAAGATCAATGCATGCGGATTAAATGTTTCTAAACTACCAGACTCGATCGGATGTCTTAGTAAGCTAGTTAAGCTGAAATTAGATCTTAACAGGAAGCTTGAAACTCTTCCAAACACCATTTGCAGCTTAAGAGCATTGGAAGCTCTAAGCATTAACCATTGCACTAATGTGAAAGAATTGCCTGTTAAATTAGGGGATATTGAATCTCTAAGAGAGCTCAATGTGGAGGGGCTAACTATTTCAAAATTGCCAGATTCGATCGGAAGTCTTAGTAAGCTTGTTGAGTTATATGTATGCAATAACAAAAAGCTTGAAACTCTTCCGGACACCATTGGCGAACTAAGATCCCTGGAAATTCTTAGTATTGCTGGATGCGAAAAGCTGGAAATATTACCAGATCAAGTGTGGAAGCTTACAAGGTTAAGGGAACTGAGTGCAAGTTGGGCTACTATGTTAAAAAAGCTTCCAGATATAAGATCAGGCCAGATTGCATTATCATTGCAAGACTTAATATTGTCCGCGACTGGCATCACTGCCCTGCCATCTGGTTTTAGTCAGCTGTCAAACCTACGATCTCTTCAACTTTTTAGATGTCGTCATCTGCTTTCCATTCCAAAACTTTCTCCTAGTATCAAACTGATAAATGCATCAGGATGTAAGTCTCTTGAAAGATTACCAAATGTATCCAATTTGGAACAGCTAGAGATATTGAAACTTGCAGGTTGTATTGGTTTGACAGAGATTTTAGGCTTGGAAAAACTCACTGCTTTAAAAGAGCTTCATCTGGCAAATTGTAGTGGTTTGACATATATTAAAAGCTTGGAGAAACTCAGTTCGATTAGAAGGCTTCAGTTGGGAGATTTTTACCTATCCCTTCAGGCATATAATCTCACAAAACGACTGTTTCAGGTTTGGCGAACTTGTTTCAAATTTTATAACTAGCTTCACCAGGTTTCTTTTTATATATTATACTTGATTTCATATACAATTATTATAAAAATGGTacaaataatctatattggttAAAGTTGTATATTTATGAGATTAtaatattagtaatatattaGTGATAATAATAGTTTTTAGTTAGTGAAATGtattttttaaaactaataaGCATCTTAGTTTAAATTTATTTacatgaaaatattcatattagATTTCACGGTTCTCATCTATTTGCTAAAATCTAATGGTCATTATTTTTTCTATGATTGAACTAAACTATAAACAATTATACTCATGTTCGTTTATTATAGTTTACTATAGATATTTGTTATAGAGATTTTTATGGTAAAAGTAGATATACTAGAATGTATATGTATGGGGTTGGCTAACCTTTTCCTTCTCTTTTTTTGCACAAGATATACTCCGGATTTGGACATGAAATTGTAGTTTGCTATGGGTCAGAAATGTTTCCGGAATGGGTGAGTCAATCAGGTGAAGATCAGACCACAAGGTCTTTACATTTGCCACGAAATGCATCACATGATTACTTGGGGATGATTGCCTGCTTCAAACGGCGGGAAGATTGGTACAGTTTAGGTGGACTTGATTATTCTGTTGAGACTTCTGCAGGTAACTATATACGAAGCAACATACAATTAAATTTATCTGGCTCGTGTATGGTCATAGTACCAAGAGCAATCGTCTCAGTCACAAATTCCGACACTAAGATTGAAATAAAATCATATGGACTTGCTGATGTTGTCGGAATTCATCTATTGCTGAAACCTGAGGTTACAATGACTGATGAATACAACAGCAGTACTGTCAATGAGTTGAAATTAGTTGATCCTAGTCTGCAAGATATTTTCCTGGATATTGCTTGTTTTTTTATCGGATGGAAGAACGAAGAGGTTGTGAAAATAATGGAAACTTGTTATACTTCTGTCAATCATAAATTTGATATTCTGAAGGAAAAATGTCTACTAACCATCAATGATAGGGACGAGTTGGAGATGCATCATGAGCTTCAGCATATCGGAAGAAATATTGCACGTAACAACTCTCCGAGTGAGCCTGGGAATCATAGTAGACTGTGGTTATCAGTAAATATATATGATGTGTTGAAGAAGTACAAGGTAAATGCAATCAATATATTACTGTATATGGAAATATCTAATAATGGTGTCAGATTCATATGATGCTTTCACATGACTATATGAAACTTTACCTCATCAACTTTTCACATAAAATTGCTTATTATACCAAGCTCTCTACTTCGTTGTCGCTTTTATTAACTTATGTATAGAACATTGTTTCGCTTTTATTAACTTGCGTATTCATCAATACTTGTTTTTTATTGATGTATATATGTGTTAGGGAACAAAAGCAATTGAAGGTATCATTCCTCGCAAACTTAAATACGAGGATGCACTTGAGGGCGAATCATTTTCAACTGAAACATTCAAAAGAATGAGTAAATTAAGATTTCTCTACCTCAAAAATGCAAAACTCACTGGAAGCTTCGAACAGACACTCGAAGATTTGAGGTGGTTTTGTTGGGATGGTTGTCCTTTAGAGTGTCTACCTTCTGAATTTCACCCACAAAAACTCGTTATTCTTGAGTTGCCTCATAGCCAATTAAGAAAAATGTGGGAGCCAAACATGGTAAGCACTCTCAGCATATTTCTTGCACATATGAGGATTTCCATATAAAGTCCGATTTAATTTCTTCCAACTGCACTCACTTTTACAGGTTTCACATGTTTTTGACAAGTTAAAGACTCTAAACATGTCATATTCTCTAGCTTTAACTACAACTCCAGATTTCACTAAATTACCGTTTCTTGAAACGTTAAACTTTGGGTACTGTAAAAGCTTGGAGGAAGTCCACATATCAGTCGGAGGTTTGGTGATGCTTTCTTCCTTAAATCTGCATGATTGTGTGAACCTTGAAACTCTTCCGGACACCATTTGTAACTTGAAAATGCTGAGATGTCTAGATATTCGTGGTTGTAGTAGTCTTGAAGCATTGCCTATGGAATTGGGGAACTTTGAATCTCTAACAGAGCTCGAAGCTTGTGGATTAAGTGATTCAAAATTACTAAACCTATCTAATTTGAAGCAGTTGGAGGAATTGCATCTTTCATTTTGTAGTGGTTTGACTGAGATTCAAGGCTTAGAGGAACTCACTTCTATTGGAGGACTTTATTTAGAAGGTTGCAAATCATTTCTGGCATACACTTTCACAAAGCGTTTATTTCAGGTTTGGTTGATTGGTTCCTATTTTGTTTATAAATTAGTGTTCCAGAATTGTTCCATCTTAAAGATCATTGTTTAATTTCTCTTCATTTCATGTTTTGACATTTTATCTACTTACCATATGTTTCAAGTTACTCACATGAGATAGATTTAATTGCCGCTAATCTTTTTTGGATTATATTCTTCCAACAGACATATTCAGGATTAAGACATCATATTGACATTTCAGCTCCAGAGTTTCCAGGTTGGATTGGTGAATTATATTATGGGTCAGAGATGTCTCTGAAATTGCCACTGAATGCATCCTACAATTTATTGGGGATGGTTCTTTGTTTCGAGTGCCCGAAGAATTGTGCAAGAGGAACAATTTACTATAATGTTAAGAATACCACATCTGGTTTTCTATGGAGGGGATTTTTTAATAAGAATTACTATAAATCATTGATGGTAATAGTACCAATATCAATCTTTCCAATTAAAGATGGTGAAGAAATCGAATTTGAATCACAATATGCAATAAAGTGTAAGATTTATTTGTTGTACAAAAGTGAGTATGACAGCGCCACTGTCCGAGTAGAAGATGAAAGAAGCAACACAGCAGACAGTGAGTTGGAAAGGAACAAGAAATGGTTAACTCTTGGCAGCACCATTGTCAATGCAGAAGAAAGTGACTATCCTTCTAAACGATTGAAACATTTAGAATGCGACAACAActggctctctctctctctagaaTCCAGTGAATCCTGAAGTTCTTTTGTTTGATGGACTCGAGTCATTTGTTTCTCACCTACATAAAAGGCAACAAAATCAAGCTTACATGTAAGCTTCATTTAGCACCAAAAACCACTTTATGTGACTATAGCCATTTTACATTTAGTACATAACTTGTTTTAAATATCCaacttttttaaaattttaagggGTCAGAATAAAATCTTAATTGAATCACATAATATATTTTACAAAACAAACAATTAATGTTAAATAATTGAAGGTGTGGGCTGAACCGAGATCCCATCGTGAAGGGGGTTCTGATACAATGTAAGTAAATGACTCTTCAAAAATCTTAACTCGAGGGAGACTTAATTTGATTACAGAGGAGGAGACTTAAAAGAAGAGGTATAAAAATTTGAGGGTATTCAATCAGGATTCTAAAAAATTCTTTGAAATCTTAGGATATTCGATCAAGATTTCAGTAATCCATTAAAATTTGAGGGTATTCAGTCGGGATTCTAAAAAGCCATTTAAAATCTTGGGATATTTGATCAATATTTCAAATTATTCATAAAAATCTGGTGGTATTTAGGATTTTAGATAATCCATTAAAATTTGATGGTGTACAATAATCCCTGGTTTGTTTTGTACTTTATAAAATGATGGATTCTGTATTGTTTTTGTGCTTTTTAAAATCCCACCAAAATCTATGAGAAATTTAAAGGTCTGTCAGAAAGTCTAGTAAAATTATCGAGACTCTACGAGATTGTATATCAATTCTGTACAAACTCTCCCTGGAATTAAAATCAGCAACAATCTTTAAAATTTCATGGATCATTATTAATATGTTGAAATCTAAATTGAATATTGATACTTTTATCAAACTGAACAGCTAAATGAAGATCTGAGTACAAGAATTGTAGAGAGGAAAAACAATTCAAAAGTCTCTATTGATTAGATCTGAAAAGTGAAAATACATTGTTGACCTTGTGCACATATATGCCAAAAGATTGTACTGCCACTAACTAACAAAAAATGTCTGAAAGATACTTTCCATCAAATGACTAGAGTACCCTCTAGAGGATTACTTAGCACTACATGATCATAACACATAAAAACCTTCACTGAAATATAGAAGACATAAAATAAATGTTGACAGAGGTCCATGTGCTCTTTACTCCTCCTCAAGCTTGGAGGGAAGTTTACTTGCTGCTCCAAGCTTGCCCAGAAGATAGTAATGTTGCTTGGTGGAGAGAGCTTTGGTGAAAATGTCAGCTACCTGTGAATGAGTTGGAACATGTTTGGTGACCACTGTTCCAGAGTTGATTTTATCTCTTATAAAGTGACAGTCCACCTCCACGTGTTTGGTACGTTCATGGAGGACAAAGTTAGCTGCCAAGGCCAAAGCAGCTTGATTGTCACAGTGAAGAGTTGCTGGAGGCAGATTCTGGAGCCCCATGTTTCTAAGTAGGGCAGACAACCAAGTGATTTCACAGGTAGCCAGGGCCATCAATCGATATTCTGCTTCAGCTGTTGAGCGAGCTACTACAACTTGTTTTTTAGTTTTCCATGAGATGGGAGAGGCTCATAGCAGCATAAAATAACCAGTGGTGGAGCGTCTCGACATTGGACACGTTGCCCAATCACTGTCGCAGAATTCTTTGAGTTTAGCTGCTGACGCAGACGCAAGTAGGATTCGTTGCCCTGGATTAGAGTTTAAGTACCTCAGTAGTTTCAAGGCAGCCTCCATATGATCAGTAGATGGGTGTTGCATGAACTGAGTGAGTATGTGCACAGCAAAGGTTATGTCAGGTCGGGTTATTGTGAGATAAATCAGTTTACCCAACAACTGTTGATAAGGATGTGGGTCCTTGAGAAACTCTCCAACATCAGTTTTGAGCCTTAAGTGTATGTCCATAGGGAGTTTGAGTGGAGTGACATTTGTAAGACCAAATTCATCAATAAGATCCAAAGTGTATTTTTTTTGTGAGATAAAGAAACCAACCGGTGATCTGCTTATTTCCAGACCTAGAAAGTAATGAACATCTCCCATGTCTTTCATCTTGAAGGTATTAGATAACATTGTTTTGAGATGATCAATCTCCTTTCTATCATTGCCAGCCAGTAACAGGTCATCTACATGTACGAGCACCAGTGTCATTGTTGACGATTTAGTGAGAGTGAACAGGCTATAATCAGACATGGACTGCTGATATTTCAGATCCTTCAGTGTACTCGATAGTTTTCTAAACCAATTTCTTGGTGCTTGTCGAAGTTCATACAGAGACTTTTTAAACCGACACACCAACTTGGACTTTCCATTATTAAACTCCCCCTGATTCAACACAATTCTACTTCCATAGTGACTATAGCCTTGGGGCATTTTCATGTACACAGTTTTATAGAGTTCTCCGTGGAGGAATGCGTTTGTGACGTCCATCTGCATGATAATCCAACTCTGCAGCGCTGCCACAGCCAGCAACGTTCTTACAGTCGTCATTTTCGCGACAGGAGCAAACGTATGCTCGTAATCAACACCATATGTTTGTCTATAACCCAATATAACAAGTCTTGATTTATAACGTTCAATAGTTCCATCTGGTTTGAACTTGGTTTTGTAGAGCCACTTACTTCCAATTGCCTTCTTTGATGTTGGAAGTGTTACTATGTCCCATGTATCATTGTTTTCCAAAGCTTCCAACTCGAGGTTCATGGCATTCACCCAGTTGACATCTGTAACAGCTTGACTAAATTTAACCGGATTCGTCTGAGTCGTAAGAGAGGACAGAAAACATCCAAAATTTGGTTCCACCGTTTGAGAAGTCACAATAGCTAGGTTTGCAGATGGCTGAGGGAATGGTTTGGTGACATATGACTCCATCCAAGTGGGTGGTTTATGTAGTCTTGAGGATCTTCGAGGTGAAGTTATTGTATGGATTTGATTATCTGAGGTAGAGTTTGTGTCACTGTTTGTTTCAGATGGGAGAGGAGAAAGTTCAGTTGTAGTATGAGAAGTGTCCTCACTATCACTTTCATTCTCATTGGGTTCAGACATGTCCATTGGTGCAAGAAATTCATCATCCATATAGGAATTGGTGAGTGTATTGGGCATTTTGGTTGGTAGAGGGAGCATGTATGGTTTAGGTGTTGTCGTATTTAAAGGGAAAATGTTTTCATTAAAGGACACATCCCTAGATACAAAGATTTTCATGGTTTTTAAATCAAGCAGCCTATAGCCTTTTTGTGTAGGTGGGTATCCTACAAATGCACATGGGACTCCTCTAGGTGCTAGTTTATCAGATGTGTGTGTACTATTGACAGCAAATGACAAGCAACCAAAAGACTTCATATCAAGATAATCCACAGGTTCATTGTATTGAAGTCAATGCATTATGTCTGTGTTGTTTAGTTAGTCTGCAAGGGCATAATAGTCTTTTACTTAGTTTTCTGTTTTAGTTTTCCCGCCTAAAGTTTGTTACAGGCTGTGTTGTGTTTAGTTCTA is a window of Apium graveolens cultivar Ventura chromosome 11, ASM990537v1, whole genome shotgun sequence DNA encoding:
- the LOC141696430 gene encoding TMV resistance protein N-like, producing the protein MASTSSQISSTLASYSTSTNWDVFLSFRGEDTRYTFISHLYSALDRHGIRTFMDDPELRSGEVISDALLQAIKESRTYIVVLSENYASSSWCLDELVEILNCHKTMQRLVIPVFYNIDPSIVRHQSGSFKRAFEKHKFRFAGDMERVENWLLTLREVADKSGKHVYGKRSEADFINDIIDEVLLEINPTALYVAKYPVGLDSRVKDITTLFSSETKGVIKIGIYGMGGVGKTTLAKAVFNQFLLGNFKGSCFLANVREISGTLKGLESLQQQLITNVLKGKNKVEVDSVDQGTKLIGARICSSKILVVIDDLDDQKQFESLVGPFASGSVVIITTRDEEILDKIEVETKYRYRVNELDNVESLVLFSKHAFGDSEPDNSLMVLCKDILCHAQGLPLALEVFGSYLYKRSEVGWKSYIEKLQRIPNSSIQQSLIISLDALELDDPILKKMFLDIACFFIGREKEHVVKIMETYYSYADNNIDILRKKCLLTINRDVLQMHDLLQDMGREISRNNSPDEPGKHSRLWVSKDICDVLKKHKGTEAIEGIMLHNLDYKNPFKEVSFSMETFRRMGKLRFLFLKNINLTGKFEQTLEDLRWFCWARCPLKCLPYDFCPQKLVMLEFPKSKLRTLWKVSPVLEYLKTLNMPFSEDLTKTPDFSKLLCLETLNFSGCKSLEKVHISIGSLERLVILDLDNCVKLRSLPDTSCNLRALKILRIDNCEGLEALPEKLGNMESLIKINACGLNVSKLPDSIGCLSKLVKLKLDLNRKLETLPNTICSLRALEALSINHCTNVKELPVKLGDIESLRELNVEGLTISKLPDSIGSLSKLVELYVCNNKKLETLPDTIGELRSLEILSIAGCEKLEILPDQVWKLTRLRELSASWATMLKKLPDIRSGQIALSLQDLILSATGITALPSGFSQLSNLRSLQLFRCRHLLSIPKLSPSIKLINASGCKSLERLPNVSNLEQLEILKLAGCIGLTEILGLEKLTALKELHLANCSGLTYIKSLEKLSSIRRLQLGDFYLSLQAYNLTKRLFQIYSGFGHEIVVCYGSEMFPEWVSQSGEDQTTRSLHLPRNASHDYLGMIACFKRREDWYSLGGLDYSVETSAGNYIRSNIQLNLSGSCMVIVPRAIVSVTNSDTKIEIKSYGLADVVGIHLLLKPEVTMTDEYNSSTVNELKLVDPSLQDIFLDIACFFIGWKNEEVVKIMETCYTSVNHKFDILKEKCLLTINDRDELEMHHELQHIGRNIARNNSPSEPGNHSRLWLSVNIYDVLKKYKGTKAIEGIIPRKLKYEDALEGESFSTETFKRMSKLRFLYLKNAKLTGSFEQTLEDLRWFCWDGCPLECLPSEFHPQKLVILELPHSQLRKMWEPNMVSHVFDKLKTLNMSYSLALTTTPDFTKLPFLETLNFGYCKSLEEVHISVGGLVMLSSLNLHDCVNLETLPDTICNLKMLRCLDIRGCSSLEALPMELGNFESLTELEACGLSDSKLLNLSNLKQLEELHLSFCSGLTEIQGLEELTSIGGLYLEGCKSFLAYTFTKRLFQTYSGLRHHIDISAPEFPGWIGELYYGSEMSLKLPLNASYNLLGMVLCFECPKNCARGTIYYNVKNTTSGFLWRGFFNKNYYKSLMVIVPISIFPIKDGEEIEFESQYAIKCKIYLLYKSEYDSATVRVEDERSNTADSELERNKKWLTLGSTIVNAEESDYPSKRLKHLECDNNWLSLSLESSES